Proteins encoded by one window of Macaca fascicularis isolate 582-1 chromosome 10, T2T-MFA8v1.1:
- the SHANK3 gene encoding SH3 and multiple ankyrin repeat domains protein 3 isoform X5, producing MKVVSVTRKPEEDGARRRAPPPPKRAPSTTLTLRSKSMTAELEELASIRRRKGEKLDEMLAAAAEPTLRPDIADADSRAATVKQRPTSRRITPAEISSLFERQGLPGPEKLPGSLRKGIPRTKSVGEDEKLASLLEGRFPRSTSMQDPVREGRGIPPPPQTAPPPPPAPYYFDSGPPPAFSPPPPPGRAYDTVRSSFKPGLEARLGAGAAGLYEPGAALGPLPYPERQKRARSMIILQDSAPEVGDAPRPPPAATPPERPKRRPRPPGPDSPYANLGAFSASLFAPSKPQRRKSPLVKQLQVEDAQERAALAVGSPGPVGGSFAREPSPTHRGPRPGGLDYGAGDGPGLAFGGPGPAKDRRLEERRRSTVFLSVGAIEGSAPSADLPSLQPSRSIDERLLGTGPTAGRDLLLPSPVSALKPLVSGPSLGPSGSTFIHPLTGKPLDPSSPLALALAARERALASQAPSRSPTPVHSPDADRPGPLFVDVQARDPERGSLASPAFSPRSPAWIPVPARREAEKAPREERKSPEDKKSMILSVLDTSLQRPAGLIVVHATSNGQEPSRLAGAEEERPGTPELAPAPMQSAAVAEPLPSPRAQPPGGTPADPGPGQGSSEEEPELVFAVNLPPAQLSSSDEETREELARIGLVPPPEEFANGVLLATPLAGPGPSPTTVPSPASGKPSSEPPPAPESAADSGVEEADTRSSSDPHLETTSTISTVSSMSTLSSESGELTDTHTSFADGHTFLLEKPPVPPKPKLKSPLGKGPVTFRDPLLKQSSDSELMAQQHHAASAGLASAAGPARPRYLFQRRSKLWGDPVESRGLPGPEDDKPTVISELSSRLQQLNKDTRSLGEEPVGGLGSLLDPAKKSPIAAARLFSSLGELSSISAQRSPGGPGGGASYSVRPSGRYPVARRAPSPVKPASLERVEGLGAGAGGAGRPFGLTPPTILKSSSLSIPHEPKEVRFVVRSVSARSRSPSPSPLPSPASGPGPGAPGPRRPFQQKPLQLWSKFDVGDWLESIHLGEHRDRFEDHEIEGAHLPALTKDDFVELGVTRVGHRMNIERALRQLDGS from the exons CCTCCATTCGGAGAAGAAAAGGGG AGAAGCTGGACGAGATGCTGGCAGCCGCCGCAGAGCCAACGCTGAGGCCAGACATCGCAGACGCAGACTCCAGAGCTGCCACCGTCAAACAGAGGCCCACCAGTCGGAGGATCACACCTGCCGAGATCAGT TCATTGTTTGAACGCCAGGGCCTCCCAGGCCCAGAGAAGCTGCCGGGCTCCTTGCGGAAGGGGATTCCACGGACCAAGTCTGTAG GGGAGGACGAGAAGCTGGCGTCCCTGCTGGAAGGGCGCTTCCCGCGGAGCACCTCGATGCAAGACCCGGTGCGCGAGGGTCGCGGCATCCCGCCCCCGCCGCAGACCGCGCCGCCTCCCCCGCCCGCGCCCTACTACTTCGACTCGGGGCCGCCCCCGGCCTTCTCGCCGCCGCCCCCGCCGGGCAGAGCCTATGACACGGTGCGCTCCAGCTTCAAGCCCGGCCTGGAGGCGCGCCTGGGCGCGGGGGCTGCCGGCCTGTACGAGCCGGGTGCGGCCCTCGGCCCGCTGCCCTATCCCGAGCGGCAGAAGCGCGCGCGCTCCATGATCATCCTGCAGGACTCGGCGCCCGAGGTGGGCGACGCCCCTCGGCCCCCGCCCGCGGCCACCCCGCCCGAGAGACCCAAGCGCCGGCCGCGGCCGCCCGGCCCCGACAGCCCCTACGCCAACCTGGGCGCCTTCAGCGCCAGCCTCTTCGCGCCGTCCAAGCCGCAGCGCCGCAAGAGCCCCCTGGTGAAGCAGCTGCAGGTGGAGGACGCGCAGGAGCGCGCGGCCCTGGCCGTGGGCAGCCCCGGTCCCGTCGGCGGCAGCTTCGCCCGCGAGCCCTCCCCGACCCACCGCGGTCCCCGCCCGGGCGGCCTCGACTACGGCGCGGGCGATGGCCCAGGGCTCGCGTTCGGCGGCCCGGGCCCGGCCAAGGACCGGCGGCTGGAGGAGCGGCGCCGCTCCACTGTGTTCCTGTCCGTGGGCGCCATCGAGGGCAGCGCCCCCAGCGCGGACCTGCCATCCCTGCAGCCCTCCCGCTCCATCGACGAGCGCCTCCTGGGGACCGGCCCCACCGCCGGCCGCGACCTGCTGTTGCCCTCCCCGGTGTCTGCTCTGAAGCCATTGGTCAGCGGCCCGAGCCTCGGGCCCTCGGGCTCCACcttcatccacccactcaccgGCAAACCCCTGGACCCCAGCTCAcccctggcccttgccctggcTGCCCGAGAGCGGGCTCTGGCCTCCCAGGCGCCCTCCCGGTCCCCGACACCCGTGCACAGCCCCGACGCCGACCGCCCCGGACCCCTGTTTGTGGATGTACAGGCCCGGGACCCAGAGCGAGGGTCCCTGGCTTCCCCGGCCTTCTCCCCACGGAGCCCGGCCTGGATTCCTGTGCCTGCTCGCAGGGAGGCAGAGAAGGCGCCCCGGGAGGAGCGGAAGTCACCCGAGGACAAGAAGTCCATGATCCTCAGCGTCCTGGACACATCCCTGCAGCGGCCAGCTGGCCTCATTGTTGTGCACGCCACCAGCAACGGGCAGGAGCCCAGCAGGCTGGCGGGGGCCGAAGAGGAGCGCCCGGGCACCCCGGAGTTGGCCCCGGCCCCCATGCAGTCAGCAGCTGTGGCagagcccctgcccagcccccgGGCCCAGCCCCCTGGCGGCACCCCAGCAGACCCCGGGCCAGGCCAGGGCAGCTCAGAGGAAGAGCCAGAGCTGGTGTTCGCTGTGAACCTGCCACCCGCCCAGCTGTCGTCCAGCGACGAGGAGACCCGGGAGGAGCTGGCTCGAATTGGGTTGGTGCCACCCCCTGAAGAGTTTGCCAACGGGGTCCTGCTGGCCACCCCACTCGCTGGCCCGGGCCCCTCACCCACCACGGTGCCCAGCCCGGCCTCAGGGAAGCCCAGCAGTGAGCCACCCCCTGCCCCTGAGTCTGCAGCTGACTCTGGGGTGGAGGAGGCTGACACACGCAGCTCTAGTGACCCCCACCTGGAGACCACAAGCACCATCTCCACGGTGTCCAGCATGTCCACCTTGAGCTCGGAGAGCGGGGAACTCACCGACACCCACACCTCCTTCGCTGACGGACACACTTTTCTACTCGAGAAGCCACCAGTGCCTCCCAAGCCTAAGCTCAAGTCCCCGCTGGGGAAGGGGCCGGTGACCTTCAGGGACCCGCTGCTGAAGCAGTCCTCGGACAGCGAGCTCATGGCCCAGCAGCACCACGCCGCCTCTGCCGGGCTGGCCTCTGCCGCCGGGCCTGCCCGTCCTCGCTACCTCTTCCAGAGAAGGTCCAAGCTATGGGGGGACCCCGTGGAGAGCCGCGGGCTCCCTGGGCCTGAAGACGACAAACCGACTGTGATCAGTGAGCTCAGCTCCCGCCTGCAGCAGCTCAACAAAGACACGCGCTCCCTGGGGGAGGAGCCAGTCGGTGGCCTGGGCAGCCTGCTGGACCCCGCCAAGAAGTCGCCCATCGCAGCAGCTCG GCTCTTCAGCAGCCTCGGTGAGCTGAGCTCCATTTCAGCGCAGCGCAGCCCCGGGGGCCCGGGCGGCGGGGCCTCCTACTCGGTGAGGCCCAGCGGCCGCTACCCCGTGGCGCGACGCGCCCCGAGCCCGGTGAAGCCCGCGTCGCTGGAGCgggtggaggggctgggggcgggcGCGGGGGGCGCAGGGCGGCCCTTCGGCCTCACGCCCCCCACCATCCTCAAGTCGTCCAGCCTCTCCATCCCGCACGAGCCCAAGGAGGTGCGCTTCGTGGTGCGCAGCGTGAGCGCGCGCAGCCGCTCCCCCTCGCCGTCGCCGCTGCCCTCGCCCGCGTCCGGCCCTGGCCCCGGCGCCCCCGGCCCACGCCGACCCTTCCAGCAGAAGCCGCTGCAGCTCTGGAGCAAGTTCGACGTGGGCGACTGGCTGGAGAGCATCCACCTGGGCGAGCACCGCGACCGCTTCGAGGACCATGAGATAGAAGGCGCGCACCTGCCCGCGCTTACCAAGGACGACTTCGTGGAGCTGGGCGTCACGCGCGTGGGCCACCGCATGAACATCGAGCGCGCGCTCAGGCAGCTGGACGGCAGCTGA